The following proteins are co-located in the Hevea brasiliensis isolate MT/VB/25A 57/8 chromosome 11, ASM3005281v1, whole genome shotgun sequence genome:
- the LOC110661979 gene encoding uncharacterized protein LOC110661979, translated as MGCCVSTHGHGTSTKSQNFQVGSESLKPKSTRESRAPPPSVEEETVKEVLSETPKLKPSSSSPPLKLPQLLKPIKNPLQELQHQETKKKKIHIEPPFLDEKIEPNRHKDELIFQEEEIAEQQSSEVCSLSFSETVSTTTFNNDKRDDDDDDDGEEVKQRVKKSPVAKLAPRNRAVVGDFGPKRDRVVGKSPNSRTDQSPDKRNNAGRGGSVRLVQNKESGTYQAGRRGLKPDTNGRDPGESSGRRSRSPATNRSTMGRSPSSRRVNGSPGRAKTEIPRSGGGGTEGKWQSTSNTNGTTANESLENPLVSLECFIFL; from the coding sequence ATGGGTTGTTGTGTAAGCACTCATGGCCATGGAACTTCAACAAAGAGCCAGAATTTTCAAGTGGGATCTGAGTCTTTGAAACCCAAGTCAACTCGTGAAAGTAGAGCTCCTCCCCCTTCTGTTGAAGAAGAAACAGTCAAAGAAGTCCTTTCTGAAACTCCCAAACTcaaaccatcatcatcatcaccacCGCTAAAACTACCCCAACTTCTAAAGCCGATCAAGAATCCACTACAGGAACTCCAACATCAAGAAACTAAAAAGAAGAAAATCCACATTGAGCCACCATTTCTTGATGAGAAGATCGAACCAAATAGGCACAAGGATGAACTCATTTTCCAAGAAGAAGAGATCGCTGAACAACAATCGTCAGAAGTCTGCAGTTTGAGTTTCAGCGAGACTGTGTCAACTACGACCTTCAACAATGACAAAAGGGATGACGACGACGATGATGATGGCGAGGAAGTGAAGCAAAGAGTAAAGAAATCTCCAGTAGCGAAACTGGCTCCAAGAAACAGGGCAGTCGTGGGCGATTTTGGCCCCAAGCGAGACAGGGTTGTGGGGAAGTCACCCAACAGTAGAACGGATCAGTCGCCGGACAAAAGAAACAATGCAGGTCGTGGAGGTTCAGTGAGGTTGGTTCAAAACAAGGAATCGGGTACTTATCAGGCGGGAAGGCGAGGGTTGAAGCCTGACACGAATGGGAGAGACCCAGGGGAGAGCTCCGGAAGGAGGTCCAGGTCGCCTGCCACAAATAGATCTACAATGGGTCGTAGCCCGTCATCAAGGAGGGTGAACGGGTCTCCGGGTCGGGCAAAAACGGAAATTCCCCGGAGCGGTGGCGGTGGCACGGAGGGCAAGTGGCAAAGCACATCAAATACTAATGGTACAACAGCAAATGAATCGCTTGAAAACCCGCTTGTTTCCCTTGAATGTTTCATCTTTCTATAA